AGCCTACCATTAGCATATAATTTTGTATTATACTTAAGTTAGCATCTATTAATATGATCTCACCTTTAGcataaatatttgtattttaaGTATGCTAACATTTAACACGGTTCAGTATGTTAAAGCATCTATTAATTAGCATCTATTAATACAAGCTAACCTTTAGCATATCATTTTGTATTATACTTAAGTTAGCATCTATTAATGAGCTAACCTTTAgcataaatgtttgtattttaaGTACGCTAACATTTAACACGGTTTAGTGTGTTAAAGTAAGACACAACATGATTGTTACCTTCTTATACTTTGATTATTGCTTTAATGTGACTGCAGTTGTTACATTTACATGCTAATGTTTAGCTTTTTAATTCGCTACACCTATCTGTCGGATTTTGACTTAAATTTGTGCTCTATGCGGGCTATTACAAAAAGTAAAAGATGTGAGTCTGACACTATAATATAGTTTAAGGATGGCTTCAAGTTATGAGTCCTCTTTGTCAATGCAGAATCCTTAAAGTAACACGAGAAAACTTTAATAACTGAAGTGAAAACAAGTCTCTGTGTCAGCCCTGCACATGGACAGCAAAacacatgaatttgttgtcatgttgaagaggccacaaaggTGCCATAAAAAAGCCCACAAACATGTCAAGCTACCATGAATGGAAATGGTGTGGTGCAGGGCTGCAAACCAAAGTTGGGTCCTGCAGATTCTCAGCCCCTGTGCACTCTGGGGCAGCTTCAGGCATAACAAAGATCGTTGTTCTTCAATCAAAAAgagtcagaagcacatagttttaagattcCCAAACTTCTCTGGTGTTGCTTTAAGTATAATACTGATTAAACTGTAGTTTATTATCACTCTGACCACTCAGCGAGTAACTACCACACTAGCTCTAACCAGAAGATGTCTCAACACAAACCCGTGACCTGTTGCATTGCTATTTTGCTAATTTTTGTCAAGAGATTCACAACAGCACTGACGCAACCTCCCTAACGCCAAGGGGAAAGGGAGGGATTCGATCCTCTGACACAAGACTGAGGCTGCTTGTTTGAGTTTTGCGTCTGGCAGGAGGGACCGTTTTCCACATTTTGAACTGAAAACACATGAGATTCCCATCTGGAGTGGTCTGGGACTGTACTGCAAAACGCACCAACTAAATCGGTCCAAGAGCTCGTCTCTGGCTATAGCTGCCCTTTGAATTTTTCCCCTCAATAAAAGATCACATGCCAGTTTTTGTTGCTTTCACACTGTCCTTTTTACAGGCACAAAAGAGCTTTGAGTGACTCATAAAAGCATTACACGCAGAGCGTTTCTGAACAATAATGAGCAGATTTATAATCTGATCCTGCTGATCCACTCAATAGCGCTTGTGTCATTTTTCCCTTCACTGGATTACATAAGAGGCTCTTTCAAACTTGACTCTGACGCAGCAGCgctgaaaacaaatgaaatggTCTGTGGAAGGAGCTCCGACACCGCACGGAGGCCGGAGCACGTTTTAAATGTTGTTAATGGGAAACGGGGAGTGGTAGGCGGGTTGGGTTCCTTCAGTTGAACCTTtgtgaacaaacacaaaacacttggcaggaGGGGcggcagaaagaaaaaagaaagtgcCCGAAGTTAAGTCGGGGCCTTTGGATGAGCGGCCAGGCTTCCACCTCACCGGGCTTCCCGGTCAGCTCGGCCCAGCTTCTCCCACCTCTGAACACAGCGAATGgagacagaaaaagtcagaTTGCAAACCTTTGTAAGCAGATAAAAAAAGTTTCTGATATCACGACTCGGACAATCTGAACATGTCATTTGAGCTTTGAAAAATGCTGCAGACTATTTCTAAAATTTCTTCCTTCCATTTTTATCCTAAGAGATGCATCCTGGTAACATCTGCTGTGTGAATGAAACCATAAATCACTCATAGCAGGATACTAGAGCGCCAAATTCTCAGTTAACGCCTGTGCTGAAATGCACTTTTAGGCAGAGTTAGGACTGGTGTCTGTTACAGAAAGAGATCATCTTAATAATTCAATAAATGTACAATatttatccctttaaatgataGATTTGTTTCATTGTAAAATTACAACTTAAGGCTATATATATTTAGAGTAAAACTTAGGACCTGAATGTCTTAAAGAAAACTTCTTGAAGTTGAATCCCATACCCATCTCAGCCAGTTTTCCTTCCCACCATCTATAGATTAGTGAATCTGAGCTCATATGCACTCGCTGATGAGTGTTTTCCTTGATTAAACTCCAGTCTTTACAAATATGAAACCTTTCTGGATTAAAACCAAACTAGTTTGCAGtgtcttgtgatttttttttactttaaattgaGCAATTTATGTCAAAAGATGCTGAATGGCATGCTCCTTTCCCCCTTTGCCATGTTACTACAGTAGCCTTGAGGGGACAAACCGAACACTGCTTCTGCAATACTTTCACCATTTTGCAGTTGCCATAGATTCATAGATTGGGTAAGAACGGGGAGTATTCAGCTGGTTGTAATGTGATCTGATAGATGTCCCTACATTCTACATCCTGGATCTTTAATATCTGCAGGATTAAGACTTAAATCAGTAgaacaaactaaataaaaaccataaagAAGCCAGTGAAGGTTATAGCTGACTTTTCAGCCCCATCCTGTGGATTGGCAGCTTTAGTCCAACACTGACAGCAGTGGCTGAAGTTTGCCAATTTGCATCTACACCTGGGCAGATGTAATACTGCAGCTGCTCACGTAGGAAAATGCTTCCATTGAttgtgttaaagggacagttcgcctcttttgacatgaagctgtgtaacatcccatatcagcaacatcatttctgaacatcttcttaccccctgctgcgtcctgtgagcagagttccagcctcgttttggtgttgatgaaggtagtccggctagttggctggggtttaaaaaataaagtgttttgcttctcaaaacaatatgcgttcaacagagtaatacatttgcatcacaaaatggttctccaggaaaaagtcagacctcacaatcgcttggccctattttctctcccttcgtatcgctGCGTGAATTATTTTGAAGTTAGAAATCGGTCGAAACGTACCAAAGCCGACTACAACATGGCGTCTAAGTCAGCTTTACATTCTCTGGATGCTATTTTCATGGGTATAAGTTTAAAGATAcattattaaattaaaaaaatgaatacatttccaTCATTTTTACATAATTTAACCTTGTGGATAaagttggggggaaaaaatagcCACCTGCCCTCTGGCCAGATTAACTCATagtgcctaaaaaaaaaaaatgctttaagaAAAGTAAATATCTCAGAGTTTTCATATACATGAAATCAAAATTAGAAAATATTCTGTAGTTTAAAGTTGTTTGTCGTTTGCAGAGAACTTCAAAATCTGGTGTGAGACCAAATGAATGAGCCACGGTGGATGTTTTTCACTTTATTCCCGATCGGTCTGCTTCGTCCTGTCTGTATGTGTGGCGTCAGTGTCGAAGgcagagaaaatagggccaagcgattgtgagctctgactttttcctggagaacgattttgtgatgcaaatgtattactctgttgaacgcatattgttctgagaagcaaaacgctttattttttaaaccccagccaactagccggactaccttcatcaacaccaaaacgaggctggaactctgctcacaggacgcagcagggggtaagaagatgttcataaatgatgttgctgatatgggatgtcatacagcttcatgtcagaagaggcgaactatccctttaaatgaacaGATTGGATTGTTTTGGATTGTTTAGCTGCAGCTCAGAGAAATCTGGTGGAACAGGTTTGTGGGGTCGAAGCAGAGAAGCTGGTATGTGATGAGTATGAGTGACATCACCAAAACTACAACACACAACCACAAGCTGAAATTTGCCTTCAAAGCCGGGTCGAGTCAAATGACAGAATTTCCCTGCAAAGCTTCGACTCATTCAGAGCACAGCTAACCAAACAGCCGTGTTTGTTTGTCATCAAACACAAAACGGGAACTCGCTGTTTTTGTAGGAAAATCAGAGCTTCAGCGTCCGCCCCGTGAAGCTAAAACTCCTCACGGTGACGGCTGCGGGTTTCAGTGCCCGATCACAACGATTCATGCATCAGAGGAATGCTACTGGAGGTGCCTGCTGAACTTCGTGCTGTTATCAGAGCTCCGAAGCTTCACATCTGGCTGCTGATGTGACAGATGCACAGGCTTTTACAGTAAGCCTGAGGAATTCCTCAGATAAATGGGTGGTGGGAGTGTTTACATGTGGGAGAAATGGTTGATAGAGACCGAATACCTCAGCAATCAAATGTCTGTTTCCCTTCTAGTTTCTGACCCACAGAAGTTGAATCCGTTCCCTTTTTTGGATAATTTATAAATGATAAAAACGTTGATCTGCCAGTGTCTGCCTGTCTGAACAGAAAAACAGATGCTGTGATGTTAAATAACATCATTTCTAATGCTTGCATGTTGAAGAAAAATAAGTTTGGAGAATGTAGGAACTCCTTCCTTTGATGAATATGTGCTTAAAAGCCCAGTTTTAAGGGCAAAAATTTTCCACTTTTAGCATGTTTGGGAATTATTTAGGTCAAGTGATTAATTTTTACTGCATTTTCCTGCCAATCCACTATTCTTTGGCTTGTTTAGTCAATCAAATGAGAAAAAATTAGGGCGAAACGTCTCAGAAACGACACTTCCTTCCAGCTTGTTTTGTCCGAAACCCAAAAAGATATTCAGTTACAAACTATTACATTTGAGAAGCTGAAACCAGGTTCACATAGGTCTTGCATAGAGCATATTAAATGCAAGCCAGAAAAGGAAGATTAATCTTCCATATCCTGTCCACATACCTCCTAACAAGCCAAAGAAACTTCAACACAGTCATCCGAAACATCCACCACAGTCACACCCTGACTGCGTGATTGACAGCTGctccttttttctgctttttccctCAAAGCCGCCCCGTACAGACTCATGTGTGTTTCTGAGCTTTAACAATAGCGACAGCAGGAAACTCGACTCTGGTGGGACTCGAGGAGAAAGAAACATGACCATCACCGGCGCTGCCTTTGTGGTCTGTTGTGTTTCATCACACCACGATGCAGACAGAGATATTGCGAAGGATCCTCACGTGTGGTGAAGCTTCTCAAAAGCTTGATGCCACACATATGTCAACATTGTTTTTGCAGAAAAATACACACACGATGAATGTTCTGACTTTGTGGTTGTTAAACCTCTGAAAACTGTATTGCATTTACTCAAATATACAGaactctgctgcatgtcagagGGAAACTATAAAGTTTCTGAGGATAAAAGCTCTCAGCAGGAAATACAGTAAAACAGCTGCACTCAATGATTATAAGTCAGACAACAAGTTATTTCAAAGATTAAAAGAGTTTTTACTATTTCAGTATCCAAAATTAACCAAAAACTTGCATTCAACTACTTATTGCCTTAAAACTTATTCAAGTTATATAGTGTTTTTCAAGCTTCTTGTAATAAAACGTTCAGTCTGCAGACAAATAAGAGCCTAAATGGAAAATGACACTGTTAAAAAAACAAGCTGGGAAAGGGTGGACCTAATGGAGTAAACCCCAATATTCTCACCATCAGTGTAAACAGCTCTGTTAAAGACGGCGTTATTTCTACGTTTGTgccaataaataaatatatttaagcCTAAATACGCGCGAAAGCTCATGTTTTCCCTGAGCATCGATCCCAGCCGCAGTAAAGATGGAGTGAGGTGGAATATGAGGGTCCTACTCACCTCTGTCTCCCCCTCTGACAGCCCGCACTCCGCGGCGATCAGCATGAGCGTCGTCCCGTCCGGATGCTTGCTGACTTTGTTGAAATTCTCCTCCAACACTTTAATCTGATCCTCCGACAGTTTCAGGCACTCCATCGCTTTTGAAGCCATATTCCTATATATTTCCCCCCTTGTTCTCCGGTAAGTCCCGCGGGTTTTTTGCACCGGTTCGGCTTCAGTCCTGGTGGCGGCTCAGATGTGCGCACAGCTGGACGCGTAGATGGAGCTCCGTGTGGCGGCGGCGCGGCAGCGGCAGCGGCTGTCTGACAGCTCGGTGAGGTGGAAGGCGGTGTGTGAGAGTGGGTGATGTGTGGGGGGGGTTTACTACTGTCAACAGAGGCGCGTCATGAGGCCAGTCCCACCAGCAGAGCCCTCCCCTAAACACAActggaggaggcggaggaggtGCGCAAATATCTGACAATGCCAGCTCCAACAGTGTAAGGAGCGAAGTTACAGGACAGATATATGATCATTATTAATGTAAATCACCACGTTGAAGGTATGCATTTAGGCCTTCATGTGCAGTCATGATTTAAACTACAGAAAACAAGATTTCTACAAAATATCTTGTATAACTTTTATAGCTTTTGTGGCTACAATGAGATTATTTTAATGGATGAATTGTGATCTTTATAAATTTTGATTAGTTTGGCCTAAATTAGTTAGAACATACTATGTAGTGGACCTTATAGTGACCTAAATTAGTTAGAACATACTATGTAGTGGACCTTATAGTGAGTTTACAGTTTTTAGTGCTGTCCTAATGTTGAGGAAAGATGAGCAAGATCAGCTGTATTTTACTTCTGAGGCactcaataataaaaaaaaacgaggttgaaattaaattaaagcatCTCACCAAATTTCAGGATGTGTATTATCAATTTAGATGATCAGAATTAATCAATGACAGAAAGATGTATAAAAAGAAGAGGTCCCGTGGCTCAATTTGTCCCAGGTTAGGGGTAAGCTGCACCATCTTGGGAGGAACTAACCATTAAACTGAATCTGAATTTTAAGATGACtctaaaaaactaaatcaatacTGTTGTCCAAATCAACATTGGCATGATATGACCTGTGTCAAATGCAAACCCGGCCCTTCTTCCACTTTTAGGAACTCACAAACGACAACGGCTGCATATCGTAGAGCAGTCGGTGCAAATACCTGTTCAAGTTTGTCACCAGTCCTAAAAGCTGAGTTTACCCCACAGCGTTTGCCCCACAGCTGGTATTTAGGTAAAAAGAATCTGGCCCTTATCGTCCTTTCCTTGGTCACCAAGGCTGAGAATATGTTTGCTTTTGGTTAAATGTTCTCCTGATTACGATGGTTACTTCATATATCCTGCTTTTGTTTGGACCATCATGCACGTCCTTAGACATTAAACTTGTGTACAAATATGGGATTGTTGGGGCAAATGTGACGGGGTATCTGACGCCTTGGATTTTTGATTGTTAAGATGATCGTCGCCTTTCTTCCTACCAGGGTTTCtggataacattttttttaaagcagtcaAATAAGAAAGCTATGCTGAAGTTCtcctaaaaaaacaaagacaaaaaaaaaaaaacctcttcatacactatttttattttattttatatttattttattcta
Above is a genomic segment from Odontesthes bonariensis isolate fOdoBon6 chromosome 13, fOdoBon6.hap1, whole genome shotgun sequence containing:
- the hopx gene encoding homeodomain-only protein, which translates into the protein MASKAMECLKLSEDQIKVLEENFNKVSKHPDGTTLMLIAAECGLSEGETEKWFKLRNAKWRQAEGLPAELGSVLD